The Aedes aegypti strain LVP_AGWG chromosome 3, AaegL5.0 Primary Assembly, whole genome shotgun sequence genome contains a region encoding:
- the LOC110679768 gene encoding histone H2B: MAPKTSGKAAKKSGKAQKNIVKGDKKKKKQRRKESYAIYIYKVLKQVHPDTGVSSKAMSIMNSFVNDIFERIAAEASRLAHYNKRSTITSREIQTAVRLLLPGELAKHAVSEGTKAVTKYTSSK, from the coding sequence ATGGCACCGAAAACCAGCGGAAAGGCCGCGAAGAAATCCGGCAAGGCCCAGAAGAACATTGTCAAGGgcgataagaagaagaagaagcagcgcAGGAAGGAAAGCTACGCCATCTACATCTACAAGGTGTTGAAGCAAGTTCACCCCGACACTGGCGTTTCGTCGAAAGCCATGAGCATCATGAACAGCTTCGTCAACGACATCTTTGAGCGTATTGCCGCCGAAGCCTCCCGCCTGGCCCACTACAACAAGCGTTCGACGATCACATCCCGCGAAATCCAAACCGCCGTCCGGCTTCTGCTCCCGGGAGAGTTGGCCAAGCACGCCGTTTCGGAAGGCACCAAGGCCGTCACCAAGTACACCAGCTCCAAGTAA